GCAGCGGCAGCGCGTCCGGGTCATGCAGGCTGGCGATGATCCACCAGTTCTTGTTGCGCTGGGGATGAGCGTTGAAGATCCTGAGCAGGCGCCGCGTGTCGTCGCCGGAGACCAGCCCGGCCAGGTTGTACAGCATGTGGTTCGAGACCCACGCGTCCCTGGGCCGCGCGCCGGACTCGAGCCAGCTCAACAGATCGTTGACGTCTTCCCGGCTCATGCCGGGCTTGGACGGATGTCCGCCGCTTTCCGGGAATTCCATCAGCACCAGCACGTTCACCGGCAGCCAGATGTCCCAGAGGTCGCGGTACACATGGTCCTGCCGCGTCTGCAGGTTGCCGTTGAGCAGCTCCCATTGCACGTACTGGGCCGGCTCGCTCTTGAGAAGCTCGAGAGCGGCGGGCGCAAACTTCCGGCCCCAGCGTCCCCAGGCGTTGATCATCACCTGGTGGCGCTCCCAGGCGTTTTTGGTCTGCCGCGCAAGGTGCGTCCAGTAGCTCACGGTCGCCCGCGTCCGCAGGCCGATCGCTTTCAGCGCGATCACGTGTTCCATCATCTCGCACGTGGGCGAGATCTTGCGCAGGATCGCCTGGAGCGCATCCAGTTCCGCCTCTTCCTTATTAGGGTCCGGATTGCGGCTGAAGAATCCGAGCCAGTAGGAGGCCATCGCGGTGCGCTGGTCGCACCCGCTCTCCACGATCTGGCGCAGGTGCTCGCGCGTCCGCTGCGGCGGAGGCACCATGCTCCACCGGTCGTGAAGCTCGAAGAGCACGGGATAGTCTTCGTCGGCCAGCGCGGTCTGGGCCAGGTTGCTCTCCTGCCCGCGTTCTGCGTACCTCTGGATCAGCCCGATGGCGCGCGGCGTGCCGATATTGCGCAGCGCCGACAGTACGACGGCTTGCTTGTACTTGCTTCCCGTCAGCAGGTGCTTTTCCAGCAGGTCGGTAACGCGCTCCTGGTTCCCGCTCATGACCATGGCGTAGACCATGGTGAGCACCGTCTCCTTGCCGCGGAAATCGGGCAGTCCGGGAGGCGGCGGGAACGCGTTGCTGTCGGGGGCCAGGTTGTTCAGCGCGCTGTCGAACAGTTCCTCGTACGGGACCAGCCGCGCTTCGTCCTGCTGGAGCACCAGCAGAGCGGAGCGGGCCAGGATCGCAGTGCTGTACTGGGCGTTGGAGTCTTCCGCAAGCCTCTTGATCTCAGGAACCCCGATCCCTTGCGGAGCGCCGATTTGCACAGTGCGCAGCAGGCGTTGCTGCACCGTCTGGCGCTGCGGAACTGCGTAAAGCGCGCACGAGAGGGACGGAATGACGGTGAGAAGGAACCATACATGGCGGGAGCGCACCATACCGCCTGCCGTCAAGGCTTCTCTTCCGCTGCGCGGGAGTAAGTCAGGACGATGCCGCCGTCGAGGTGCATCGGGAGATTCCCTAGCAGGTCCGGCGGCTCGACGAAATGCGGGTTGCGCCCGTAATCGATCCGCCAGCGGTTGGCGCCGTCATTCGGTATCAGCACGGTCTCGGCCGAGCGCACGTTGAAGGTCTGCAATTGCAGTTCCGGCGGGGGCTGGTCCGTGGTGCAGAGCTCTTTCCCGGGCGACACTGCGCACCACTGCTTCCAGGCGTTCACGGTGCAAGCGTGCTGCAAGTCCCGGACTTTCGTTTCCAAATCCGCTACGCGGAATCGGACTACGACCTCGCGGCGCGAGTTGTTGGCGTTCAACACGTTGTCGCCAAATCGGTCCAGCCCGAGTTCGATCATCCGTTGCAGATGGGTGTCCATCGGGGCATCGGCGGGGAATTCTGCCTGCAACCGCTGTATCACCTCATAGGGTTGTTCGCTTATGGTTCTGTTCGGCGGGGGACTCTTCAATGTTCGGATGCGCTCGAATAACAGCAAATGGCCGTGGTTCGATTCCACGTAGTTGCGGATCAGGTCGAGCTGTTTGTCGAGTTGCTGCGCGACCTCGACGGGCTTCAGTCCTTCCGCTGCGACCCCTCCCACGACGACCGCCGTCGTGGGCTGCACCCCGGACGAGCACGTCCCGGTGAGTTCGAAGTACATCGGCCCGCCGTAGACGCGCGGGCGGGGCGACGTGGGCGAGGGTAACCCTATGACCCCGCCACTCGGCACGCGCACCTCTTGCGCCTGTGCGCCCATGGCCGCGCAAACCGCTATCAACGTGGCTATTCTTAACAGAGATCTCAAGCTGTCAGTCTCTTACGTCTGTGGGGCGGCTGTGTCAACCGATCGGCGGCTCCAGGCTCGACAGCTTTCGCGGGTCAAGTGGTGAGACGGGCTGATTCCGACATCCAGCGATTGCTGTGTGCTGCGCATTGCTTCCAGCTAGGAGGCGAGCACGGGGCAACGGACCAGCGACGCGCAGTGGTATCCTAAGGGTCTGCACGGCCCTCGGCGAAGCGCGTTCTTCACCGCAATCGTCCTGGCGCACGGAGTCAGGCGCATGCTGCCGCCATACTGATCTGGAGGGGAGCTGGCAATGTTTCGGCGCCTGGTGTTGACCGCCGCCCTTGCAGTGATCCTCAACGCTGCGCAACCCGCGCTTGCCGGCCAGAGCAGTACAGCGCCAGCCCCAGGACAGGACCGCCGCGCCACTGCAGACCAGGCTTACGCGGAAGCGATGCGGTTGTACGCGCAGAAGACCCCGGAATCGATCCGCCAAGCCGTCGCGAAGGGTGAGGAAGCGCTCGCGCTGTACCGGGAGCTGGGAGACCGCGTTAAGGAAGCTGAATTGCATGTGGGCCTCGGTTCCACCTATCTCACCCTCGGAGACAAAGCGAGCGCAGCCGAACACCTGCGCCAGGCATTGGCCTTGGTCCGCAGCATCGGCAATCGTACCGATGAAGCCAGCGTCCTCCTGATGCTGGGCAGCGCCTACGAATCCTCACTGGAATCGAAGCCGGCGGTGGACACCTACCAGCAGGCGTTGGCGCTCTGTCGCACCTTGGCCAACATCCAGTGCGAAGCTTCGACGCTGATGGGGCTCGGCCGTGTCTCGGTCGCCGGCGGCGACAAGCAGAAGGCATCGGAGTACTTCGGGCAGGCGCTTCCCCTGTGGCGCGCACTCGGCGACCGCGCGAAACAAGCGTCCACCCTCTACCTGCTGGGGATCCTGAACGATCTGCTGAATCAGAAGCAGGCTGCCATCGGTCACTATCTGCAGGCGCTGCCTTTGTACCGCGGTCTCGGCGATCAACCATGGGAGGCCCGCACGCTATTCAACCTGGCGGAAGCGTATGCGGCACTGGGGGACGACACGAAGGCCCGCGAATACTACGGACAGGCCATCCCCGCCCTTCACGCCGCCGGAGATCAGCCCAAGGAGGCCACGGCCCTGGTCGGCCGGGGCATACTTTACGAAGCTGGGGGCGAGTATGCGCAATCACTCGCCGACCTGAAGGCCGCGCTGGCTGTGTTTCGCGCGCTCGGTGACCGCCTCATGGAGGCGACGGTGCTGCTTCGTCTTGGCATCGTCCATTTCGAGGCAGGAGAGCAGGAGAAGTCGTTGGACTTCGATCAGCAGGCGCTGGCGCTGGCTCGGACGTTGCACGAACCCGGGCTCGAAACTGCCGCGCTGGTCGGGATCAGCAGCGTCTATGGTGCTTTGGGTGACGACCGCCGGGCCTTGAGCTATTCCGACCAGGCGTTCAAGCTGATGCCGTCCGCCGACAGCGGGCAGGCGGATCCCGAGGCTCTCTATCGTCTCGGGGTCACTTACCAGTCTCTGGGGCGGAACGACAGGGCGCTCGAGTGTTTCACCCGTGAGGTTCCACTCCATCGCGCCAAAGGCGATCGCATGGGAGAGGCTCGCGCACTCTACGCACTGGCGGGAGTTTACGACGTGCAGGGACAGACCCAGCAGGCGCTCAGTCTCTACCAGCAAGTCCTGGAGATCCGGCAAGCGGTCGGCGACCGCCGCTCGAACGCACAGGCGCTGAACGCCGTGGGCAATGCCTATGCTGGACTGCAGCAGCCCGAGACCGCCCTTGGCTACTATCGGCAGGCCCTGGAGCTTCGCCGTGCAGTGCACGATCCTGTCGGAGAGTCGCAAACGCTGTTCTGGATGGCGAAGGCCGAACGAGACCTGGCCGAGCTGGCGCCGGCTCGCGATCACATCGAGGCTTCGCTGGCGATCGTCGAGTCGCAGCGGGCGCGGATTGCCAGCCGCGAACTGCGCACTTCGTACTTCGCGACCGCACAGCAAGCCTACGAGCTGTACATCGATCTGCTGATGCAGTTGCACCGGCAGCATCCAGAAAAGGGATATGACGCCCAGGCGCTGGAAGCGCATGAGCGGGCAAAAGCGCGGGGCCTGCTGGACCTTCTCAGCGAGGCTGGAGTCGACCTTCGCCAGGGAGTTGCGCCCGAGTTGCTGCAGCGCGGGCGTCAACTCAGTCAGCTCCTGGAGGAAAAGCAGAGCGCGGAGATCCGGCTGCTGAGCAGCGGCGACGCTGGCGAGCAGGCGCAGCAACTTCAGCAGGAGCTGGAAGCGCTCCGCACCGAGTACCAGCAGGTGGAAGCAAAGATCCGCGCGAACAGCCCTCGTTACGCTGCACTCACCCAGTCCCGGCCGGTGGATCTCGCGACCATCCAGAAAGAAGTGCTGGATGCCGACACGTTGCTCCTGGAGTATGCGCTGGGCAGCCAACGCAGCTACTTGTGGGCCGTGACGCCGTCGGGGTTGGCCAGCTTTGAGCTACCCGCGCGCGGCGAGATCGAAACCCTGTCGGTGCGTCTGTATCGAACCATCGTCGGCCGGCGCCCATCCGCTGCCGACGACCATCAGAGGATCGCCTCCTCGCTGAGCCGGATGGTCCTGGGGCCGGTGCAAAGCCAGCTTGGGACCAAGCGCCTCCTGATCGCGAGCGACGGCGCTTTGCAGGTTGTGCCGTTTGCAGCGCTGCCGCCGCCGGGCTGGGACCCCGGCGCGTCAGCACCGTATGAACCATTGATCGTCGCGCACGAGATCGTCAATGTTCCCTCTGCCTCGACTCTGGCTTTCCTGCGAAGAGGCGTGGGCGGCCGCCATCCGGCCCCCAAGAAACTCGCGGTGCTGGCCGATCCAGTGTTCGAGCGCGAGGATGACCGCATCGCAGCGAACTCCTCGAGCGGGGAAACCGTGAGGCAAGCCGCACCGCTCCGTTCGCCGGAGGACCGTGTCCCCCCGGCCGCCGCCACGCGAGACGTGGCGACCGGGATTTCGCGAGGAATCGGCCTGGAACGGCTTCCCTTCACCCGCAAAGAGGCGGAGGCCATCCTCCGCCTGGCGCCACCGCAATCGCGGTTCGCTGCGCTCGATTTCGCTGCCAACAGATCGGCTGCGACCTCTCCTGAACTGGGGCAGTACCAGATCATTCACTTCGCGACGCACGGCGTCGTGAATGACGCGCATCCGGAGTTATCAGGTGTGGTTTTGTCGCTCTTCGACAAGAATGGCAACCCGGAGGACGGATTCCTCCGGCTGAACGATCTCTTCAATCTGAAGCTGAACGCCGGTCTGGTTGTGCTCAGTGCCTGCGAAACCGGCTTGGGCAAGGAAGTGCGAGGCGAAGGGTTGATCGGCCTGGCGCGAGGTTTCATGTACGCCGGAGCGCCACGCGTGGTGGTGAGCTTCTGGAGCATCAATGACCAGGCTGCCGCGGAGGAGATGCGGCGTTTCTACGAGGGAATGCTGGGCAGCCGGCGCTTGCGGCCGGCGGCCGCCTTACGGCAGGCCCAGATCGAGATGTGGAAGCAGGAAACGTGGCGTGATCCATTCTTCTGGGCTGCGTTCGTTCTGCAAGGCGAGTGGAGGTAAGTTTGGAGAATCTTGCTGCGTCCTCCGCTCGGCCACCGCTCACCGGTTGGAAATCGCGGCCTGCAGTTCGTCGGCACGAACGAAGTCCTGATCGGCCAGCGCCTGCGTGACTTCTAACTGCACGTAGATGGCGCCTCACTCATACGGTTTGGCGGCGGCCTCACGTCTACTGGCTCGTTCTGGCGACCGTCATAGGCTGCGGCTCGGCTTGCGCGCAGAAATGTATTTGCCCCGGCATTGGGCATGTAGCAAAATGCGCCAGCAGAGCCGGCCGTTACGTGTCGATCGTTCCTCGCTGCGAGCATGAGTCATGGATCGAAGTGCTCCGTCCAAGTACACCCGCCTAAGGCCGAAGAGATTCAGAGCAGCAAGACGCCTGTTCTGTTTTGTTCTGTTCCTCGTTGCACTCGCCGCTGGGGAAGATACACGCAAGCCGCGCTACATCCCTCCAGAGCTCAAGGCTAGTGACCCCGAGGTCCGCAGATTGTTGGAACAAGCCCAGGTAGACGCCAACAAAGGCGACTTCCAACAGGCAATTCTGGCTGTAGAGGAAGCGACCCGGGTGGCATCTGCGAAGAAACTTGTTGCCGATATGGCGATCGCCGAAGAGGCGATGGTCAGTACGAGTCTTGTTGCTGGCGATCTTGAGAAGGCACGCGCTGTCGCACAAAAAGCGTTGGAGGATGCACGCTCAAGCAACAATCTTGTCGTCGAAGCCAGCGTCTTGGATTCACTCGCTCAGCAATCCAACATGCAAGGCCGCCTCGCAGAAGCCATTCAACTCGAGCAACAAGCGCTTGATACTGCTGTCCGAAGCAAGAATTTGTACATGAAAGCTAGGATATTGGGGGCGCTCGCTAGTCTTCAGGTGAATACAGGCAAGCTGGCAGAAGCTCAATCCGCAATAGACGAAGCCGTCTCAATCGACAGGCAGAGCGATTTCGATTTTCTACCTCTGCATCTCGTCTATGCAGCCCAGATACACGCGGGCAAGAGCACCAATGCCGAAGTAATTGCGGAGCTAGAGTTCGCTAGGGATGAGGCAATCCGGCGGGAGAACTATATGGTTCTGGTCGTCGCTGTTTACGGCCTCGGTAATGCCTACACGGCAGACAAGCATCTCGACAAGGCTACAGAATTGCTCCAACGCACGATGAGCGGTGATGTCGAGCGCAATGGCACCGTAGTGAACTTGCCCGTGCTCAAGAAGTTTGCCGAGTTGCCTCTTTGTCGCTCCCTTCTCCTGGCTGGACTAGGAGAAGCTTACAAGGCGGCAGGACAGAACCAGCAAGCACTCACGACCTTTTCGACGTTGCTCTCCTTTGCCCGCAATCTGCACATGGACGCTGTGGCAGCTGCAGCTGCCGAGGAGGTTGCACGAGCAGATCAGGTGTTAAACAGGGAAGACGAAGCCATTCGCTACTTTCAAGATGCGGCCGAACTCTGGAGTAAGCTCCATTACGGCCAACGGCTAAACACGGTCCTTTTGCCTCTCGGCGTCCTCCTCAACAAGAACGCAAGACATGAAGAAGCGTTGGCGGCGTGGAGGCAACTCGAAGCATCGTCCGAAAAGGAGAAGTCAGCCGTTTTTTTGTTTACTGCCCATGGCGGAGCGGGTCGTAGCCTTTTTCAGCTTCATCGATACAAAGACGCAGAGCGGGCTTTCGTCGGTGCCGAATCGTTAGTGTCGCTGCTGTACGCTGACAAAACCATAAATGCAAACGCTTTGCAGAAGGATCTCGTATCTCTTTATTTCGCTGAGGCACTCCTGTACCAAGAACTCAAGCAACCTGTGAACGAGCTGCTGGTGATCGAAAAAGCGATGTTGCAAGTCGATCCAGCCGACGATAAGAGCCGCGACGTCCTTTACTCGCGCGCGAAACTGATTATCGATGTAATGCAGATTCGCGGCGAGGCCGAACGACTGCTTAAAGACAACAAACTCGCAAGCGCGTTGCTGCTGTGTGAACTTATTAACACATTCGACAATTTGGAAAGGGCCTGGGGCAAATCGACTGACAAATCTGTTGGCAGCTCGCTCGCTCTGCAACGGCTGGGCGAGATTCCATTCAAGCTAATTGCTGACCAAACCGGGGCTGACGCATTAGAGGCAAGTCTGAACGACACGGGTCCTGCCGCCGGGATTGCATTGCGGATTGGGTTTGACGCTCTGATGCGTTACTACCTTCAGCGCAAGAACATCAACCGGGCCTTGGCGTTTGGACAAGGAATGGCAGGCCTTATCTCGTTTACTCCGGATAGGGCGCCATTTGTAGCGGACGTCTTGGCTGTCTGTACTTACGCAAGCGTTGCCGCAATGGCAAACAAGCCGGATCTTGCCTCAGCTAAGGCGCGTGATTGCCTCGCCCAAGCAAAACGCGTGAAGGACGAACAGTCAGGCGTTCTCAAGTATGCCGAGCAGATGACTGCGACAATTTTGGCATCCGAGAGTCCCGGGGAGGCACAGGAGAGTGCGCAGAAGTTGATCGAGCTCGAACCCGACGTAGCGCTGCACAGGATTTTGCTGGCAACGATCTATGTGAATGAGGGCGAGATCGGTAAGGCAATCGAGCAGTGGGATAATGCATTGGCCTTACTTCAAAAGGCGCACGAAAACGCCTCAGCAGCCGAGCTTCACTACAACATCGGCCGACAGCTACTTGCGAAGTCTTTCCAACAGCATTCGGATTTGGCTCTTTCCCATCTTCAGCAATGCCGTG
The window above is part of the Terriglobia bacterium genome. Proteins encoded here:
- a CDS encoding SIMPL domain-containing protein — protein: MIAVCAAMGAQAQEVRVPSGGVIGLPSPTSPRPRVYGGPMYFELTGTCSSGVQPTTAVVVGGVAAEGLKPVEVAQQLDKQLDLIRNYVESNHGHLLLFERIRTLKSPPPNRTISEQPYEVIQRLQAEFPADAPMDTHLQRMIELGLDRFGDNVLNANNSRREVVVRFRVADLETKVRDLQHACTVNAWKQWCAVSPGKELCTTDQPPPELQLQTFNVRSAETVLIPNDGANRWRIDYGRNPHFVEPPDLLGNLPMHLDGGIVLTYSRAAEEKP
- a CDS encoding CHAT domain-containing protein — translated: MFRRLVLTAALAVILNAAQPALAGQSSTAPAPGQDRRATADQAYAEAMRLYAQKTPESIRQAVAKGEEALALYRELGDRVKEAELHVGLGSTYLTLGDKASAAEHLRQALALVRSIGNRTDEASVLLMLGSAYESSLESKPAVDTYQQALALCRTLANIQCEASTLMGLGRVSVAGGDKQKASEYFGQALPLWRALGDRAKQASTLYLLGILNDLLNQKQAAIGHYLQALPLYRGLGDQPWEARTLFNLAEAYAALGDDTKAREYYGQAIPALHAAGDQPKEATALVGRGILYEAGGEYAQSLADLKAALAVFRALGDRLMEATVLLRLGIVHFEAGEQEKSLDFDQQALALARTLHEPGLETAALVGISSVYGALGDDRRALSYSDQAFKLMPSADSGQADPEALYRLGVTYQSLGRNDRALECFTREVPLHRAKGDRMGEARALYALAGVYDVQGQTQQALSLYQQVLEIRQAVGDRRSNAQALNAVGNAYAGLQQPETALGYYRQALELRRAVHDPVGESQTLFWMAKAERDLAELAPARDHIEASLAIVESQRARIASRELRTSYFATAQQAYELYIDLLMQLHRQHPEKGYDAQALEAHERAKARGLLDLLSEAGVDLRQGVAPELLQRGRQLSQLLEEKQSAEIRLLSSGDAGEQAQQLQQELEALRTEYQQVEAKIRANSPRYAALTQSRPVDLATIQKEVLDADTLLLEYALGSQRSYLWAVTPSGLASFELPARGEIETLSVRLYRTIVGRRPSAADDHQRIASSLSRMVLGPVQSQLGTKRLLIASDGALQVVPFAALPPPGWDPGASAPYEPLIVAHEIVNVPSASTLAFLRRGVGGRHPAPKKLAVLADPVFEREDDRIAANSSSGETVRQAAPLRSPEDRVPPAAATRDVATGISRGIGLERLPFTRKEAEAILRLAPPQSRFAALDFAANRSAATSPELGQYQIIHFATHGVVNDAHPELSGVVLSLFDKNGNPEDGFLRLNDLFNLKLNAGLVVLSACETGLGKEVRGEGLIGLARGFMYAGAPRVVVSFWSINDQAAAEEMRRFYEGMLGSRRLRPAAALRQAQIEMWKQETWRDPFFWAAFVLQGEWR